In the genome of Quercus robur chromosome 3, dhQueRobu3.1, whole genome shotgun sequence, one region contains:
- the LOC126719730 gene encoding lysine-rich arabinogalactan protein 19-like, whose amino-acid sequence MSTPSLALLSPQSDPIPNPLPVLPILAPSPQSNLIPASSPTLPSPISSTQSDSLFDTPLSHSQPSPINVSNLAAPTPPLPDLPTTIPHVPSVVQVPSTVNSHPMVTRSKYGIYKPKALLAKTNSDKLAKPNKPAKLAKSTSIPKPDYTLTGTSFLQGCNSISTMV is encoded by the coding sequence ATGTCTACTCCTTCATTAGCACTGCTTAGTCCTCAGTCAGACCCTATTCCTAATCCCTTACCTGTACTGCCTATTCTTGCACCTAGTCCTCAGTCAAACCTTATTCCTGCTTCATCACCTACACTGCCTAGTCCTATCTCTAGTACTCAGTCTGATTCCTTATTTGATACACCTCTATCACACTCTCAACCTAGTCCCATCAATGTCTCCAATCTAGCAGCTCCTACTCCACCTTTACCTGACCTGCCTACCACAATCCCACATGTGCCTTCTGTTGTTCAGGTTCCTTCAACTGTTAATTCACATCCTATGGTGACAAGGTCTAAATATGGCATTTACAAGCCAAAGGCACTACTTGCTAAGACCAATTCAGACAAGCTTGCTAAGCCAAACAAGCCTGCTAAGCTAGCTAAGTCCACATCTATTCCTAAGCCTGATTACACCCTTACAGGAACCTCCTTCCTTCAAGGTTGCAATTCAATATCTACAATGGTGTAA